The stretch of DNA CCAGGGCCATGGCGATCATCACCCGCTGGCGCTGCCCGCCGGAGAGCTGATGCGGGTACGCCGCAAGGCGCTGGCGCGGCTGCTGGATGCCCACCAGTTCGAGCAACTCCAACACGCGCTCACGCGCCGCCGCACCGCCCAGGCCTTTGTGCAGCAGCAGGGTTTCGGACAGCTGCCGTTCCACGCTGTACAGCGGGTTGAGCGAGGTCATCGGCTCCTGAAAGATCATCGCGATGCGATCGCCGCGAATCTGCCTTAAACGCTCCGGCCGCGCGCCGAGCAGCTCTTCGCCCTGGTAGCGAATACTGCCCTGGGTACGCGTGGTGTGGGGCGGCAGCAATTGCAGGATCGAGTGGGCGGTCACCGATTTGCCGGAGCCCGACTCGCCCACCAGCGCCAGGCACTCGCCCGGGTGAATATCCAGGTCGATGCCACGCACCGCTTTGTGCCCGTCGAACGCCACTTTCAGGTTACGAATTTCAATCAACGCGTCAGTCACGGCACAGCTCGCTTATCAGGATCGGGGGTCGAAGGCGTCGCGGCAGGCTTCGCCGATAAACACCAACAGGGACAGGATCAACGCCAACGCAAAAAACGCGGTCAGCGCCAGCCACGGGGCTTGCAGGTTGTTTTTTCCCTGGCCGATCAACTCACCCAGGGACGCACTGCCCGTGGGCATGCCGAAGCCAAGAAAATCCAGGGCGGTGAGGGTCGAAATGGCCCCGGTCAAAATGAACGGCAAGTAGGTCAAGGTGGCAGTCAGCGCGTTGGGCAGAATGTGCCGCAACATCACCTGAACATCACCCACACCCAGGGCTCGCGCGGCCTTCACGTACTCCAGGTTGCGCCCGCGCAGGAACTCGGCGCGCACCACATCCACCAGGGTCAGCCAGGAAAACAGCGCCATGATCCCCAGCAGCCACCAGAAACCCGGTTCGACAAATCCGGACAAGATGATCAGCAAGTACAGGACCGGTAGCCCCGACCAGATCTCGATCAGGCGCTGCCCCAACAGGTCGACCCAGCCGGCGTAATAGCCTTGCAGTGCGCCGGCGGCAACCCCGATCAAAGTGCTTACCACGGTCAGCGCCAAGGCAAATAACAGCGATACCCGGGTGCCGAAAATCACCCGCGCCAATACATCCCGGGCTTGATCATCGGTGCCCAGCCAGTTGCTCGCGCTGGGCCGCGCCGGCGAAGGGGTCGTGAGGTCGTAGTTGACCGTGTCGTAGCTGAACGGAATAGGCGCAAACAGCATCCAGCCGCCCTGCCCTTCAATCAGTTCATGCACGTAAGGGTCACGGTAATCCGGCTGAAACGGCAACGTGCCGCCGAAATCCTGCTCGGTGTAGCGCTCGAAGGCC from Pseudomonas sp. NC02 encodes:
- a CDS encoding ABC transporter permease encodes the protein MPVFTPITRRRWLHFKRNRRGWWSLWMFLALFAVCLGAELLANDKPLVMAYQGSLYFPAFERYTEQDFGGTLPFQPDYRDPYVHELIEGQGGWMLFAPIPFSYDTVNYDLTTPSPARPSASNWLGTDDQARDVLARVIFGTRVSLLFALALTVVSTLIGVAAGALQGYYAGWVDLLGQRLIEIWSGLPVLYLLIILSGFVEPGFWWLLGIMALFSWLTLVDVVRAEFLRGRNLEYVKAARALGVGDVQVMLRHILPNALTATLTYLPFILTGAISTLTALDFLGFGMPTGSASLGELIGQGKNNLQAPWLALTAFFALALILSLLVFIGEACRDAFDPRS